Sequence from the Clostridium botulinum genome:
ACATTTAAACAAATACAATGTGCAACAGAAGAGGTAAATGGTGGTTCTATGCAAGTTGCAACTGCAGCGCAAACACTATCTGAAGGGGCAACAAATGAAGCAAGTTCTATAGAGGAATTAACAGCCATTATATCTGAAATAAATATAAAAGTGCGAGAGTCAGCAAAAGGTGCAGAAAAAACTAAAGATATAACCGATAATCTAGTTAATGATGTAGAAAGTAGCAATTGTAAAATGAAAGAAATGCTTTTTGCAATGGGAGATATAGAAAAAGCATCAAATGATATAAAAAATATAATAATTACAATAGCCTCAATAGCAGATCAAACTAACCTTTTAGCATTAAATGCAGCAATAGAAGCAGCAAGAGCAGGGGATGCTGGAAAAGGTTTTGCAGTAGTTGCTGAAGAAGTTAGAAAACTTGCAGAAAATTCTTCGGAAGCTGTTAAAAAGACTGCTACTTTAATTGAAAATTCAATAAAATCTGTTAACAAAGGAAAAGATATAGCAGAAAGTACAGCCATATCTTTGATTGAAGTTGTAGAAGATATTAAAAATGCGTCACAACTCGTTACTAATATAGTAAATTCAGCAGAAGAGGAAGCACTATCAATAGAACAGATAAATGTAGGTATTGAACAAATAGCAGATGTTGTACAATCTACATCTGCAATAGCGGAAGAAAGTGCAGCAGCTAGTGAAGAATTAACTGCACAAGCAGAAACTTTAAATAGAATGATGAATGAATTTAGCTTAAATAATTTTTAGATTCTTTTATTTTAGAATTATGTAAATAAAAAACAATTGTTGTGAAAACCACTTAAATATTTTAAACGGTATTTAAGTGGTTTTTAATTTGTACAATAAATTTTTATTGCATAAGCTCTTATGCAAAACATATGTAAAGTATAAATTAGAGTGCAGATTTAAATAAGATTAATATACCATAAGTATATATTCAATAAACAATATATATACTTAAGAGAGATATATATTAAGTTAAGTGTATATAGATTAAGCATTTGTAGAAGTTTAGGCGGTGGAAAAAGCATGAAAAAATTCAATCTAGAGAATTTTATATTATCAATACTAAAATTAATAGGAAGTATAGTTATCATATATGTGATTGTGCATATATTTTATAAATACAAATAATAAAGTTTTATTTTAAATAATACTTATGTAAATCATAAATAGTTAATATATAAATGAAAAATGATATAAATGTATAGTACAAAATAAGTTTTTGTAAACATCTAAAAATTTATAAATACATTATTTTTAAGGTGAATTGTTTTGATAGTAATAAATATAAGAAGACATATACGTAAAATACTGATAAGTTTATTGTTAGAAATTAGAGTGTTATAAATTAAATTTATATTAAAAATTAAATTGATATTGAATTATGCGGATTTACAATGTTACAAGATGTATCATTAAATTATTCTTAGGTTCATATAATTAATATAGTCGCTATATCTAAAAATATTACAATGAGAACATAATACATAATCATATACTAATATAGTTTGAATTTTAATGTAAATGATAAGCTTTTATTAGAAATAAAATTTTGTATTGAAAATTAAACAGAATAAAGTAAAGGAGTTGAAAGGAGTTGAAAGAAAAATCAAATTACGAACATAATAATTTTAATAATAACAAAACATATAATGAAGATACAAGAACTAATAATATAGAGAATTTAACTGAAGAAGATATTGAACTATTAAGATTACTAGATATACAAAAATGTGCTCAAACTATATCTATATATGCGGATATTCTTGCGTATATATCAACTTTAGAAGGTATTGAATTAATTTATAGTAAATATAGGAAAGATTTAAATAAAGATAATTTACCGAATCCTGATATTCCAGCATTACAATCAGTTTATCTTGGAATTATATCAAGATCTATGATTACGGAAATTGGTTTTATAAAATATAATAAGCTATATAAAAAGTACACTAATGGTGAAATAACATATTCACTTAAACCTAATGTTGATATAAATATAGGAAATGTATTAGGACTTATTTCATCATATTATACGTTAAGAGGAGTAAAAGGAATTTATAAAAGGAATATTGATCAACCAGTACTTGGAGTATAATTATAATATTTAATAATGAATAAATTTATTGATTTAAAAGCAAAATAATTACGAGTTATTTTACAAAAATATAATAAGTATATGAAATATTAATGATAATGATTTCAAAAGAAAAACACGAATTATTAGAAGCAAAATAACTATTTATAATTCGTAAATACAATATAAAAACCGAAAATAAATACTTGTTTTCTACAAAATATTCATAAAAGTGTTGCAAAATAACAAAAAATATCTTATTATAGTTCAGGTGGAAAAAAGATTTACGAAAGAGTGGTTTTATGAAAAAGATATTTGAAAAGAATGGAATATTAGATAATTATTTCGGACTTACAAGAAACAACACAAATGTAAAAACGGAAATCGTAGCAGGTATTACTACATTTATGACAATGGCGTACATATTAATAGTAAATCCATCTATATTATCAGCAGCTGGAATGGATAGTGGAGCTGTATTTACAGCAACAGCATTATCAGCAGTAGTTGCAACAATGGTTATGGGATTATATGCTAAATTACCATTTGCACAAGCCCCTGGTATGGGATTAAATGCTTTCTTTGCATTTACAGTAGTACTTAGTATGGGATATTCATATCAGTTTGCATTAACAGCAGTACTTTTAGAGGGTATTATATTTATATTATTAACTTTATTTAATGTACGTGAGGCAATAGTTGACTCAATACCAGAAAATATTAAAAAAGCAATTTCAGTTGGAATTGGTTTACTTATTGCATTAATTGGACTTGAAGGAGCAGGAATTATAATTCACCCTAAAGATAATTCAACAATTCTTGCACTTGGAAACATAACAAGTGGGACAGCATTACTTGCAATAATAGGAATTGTAATTACAGGGATTCTTTTAGCAAAGAATATAAAAGGTGCTTTATTTATAGGAATGCTTGCAACTGCAGTAATAGGAATTCCTTTTGGAATTACTCCAATTCCTAGTGGAATAATTAGTATGCCACCATCAATTAGTTCGGTTTTATTTAAATTTGAGTGGCATAATATATTTTCTTTAGATATGGTAATTGTATTATTTACATTATTATTTATGGATATGTTTGATACAATAGGAACTTTAGTTGGAGTAACTACGAAAGCAAAGATGCTGGACGAAAATGGAAAAGTTCCAAACATAAAGAAAGCTCTTTTTGCAGATGCAATAGGAACTACATTTGGAGCATGTGTTGGTACTAGTACAGTTAGTACATTCGTAGAAAGTGCATCAGGAGTTGCAGAAGGTGGAAGAACAGGATTAACAGCAGTATCTACTGCAATAATGTTTGGATTGGCATTATTCTTTTCTCCTATCTTTGCAACAATTACTCCAGCAGTTACTTGTTGTGCGTTAGTATTAGTTGGATTATTTATGATTGAACCAATAAAGGAAATAAATATTTCAGATTTTACAGAAGCGATACCAGCATTTTTAACTATAATTATGATGCCGTTATCTTATAGCATATCAGATGGCATAGTATTTGGAGTTATTTCGTACATATTATTAAAGTTGTTTACTGGAAAAGTAAAAGATATAAGTGTAACTACAGTAGTAGTCGGTTTGGTATTTATAATGAAATTCTTAATTTAATAATTAATAAATCAAAAAAACTTCTTTTTAACATTAAATAGTTAAAAAGAAGTTTTTTTTTATGCAATCATAACATTAAATGTCAAATATTGTTGAAAAATAA
This genomic interval carries:
- a CDS encoding NCS2 family permease; its protein translation is MKKIFEKNGILDNYFGLTRNNTNVKTEIVAGITTFMTMAYILIVNPSILSAAGMDSGAVFTATALSAVVATMVMGLYAKLPFAQAPGMGLNAFFAFTVVLSMGYSYQFALTAVLLEGIIFILLTLFNVREAIVDSIPENIKKAISVGIGLLIALIGLEGAGIIIHPKDNSTILALGNITSGTALLAIIGIVITGILLAKNIKGALFIGMLATAVIGIPFGITPIPSGIISMPPSISSVLFKFEWHNIFSLDMVIVLFTLLFMDMFDTIGTLVGVTTKAKMLDENGKVPNIKKALFADAIGTTFGACVGTSTVSTFVESASGVAEGGRTGLTAVSTAIMFGLALFFSPIFATITPAVTCCALVLVGLFMIEPIKEINISDFTEAIPAFLTIIMMPLSYSISDGIVFGVISYILLKLFTGKVKDISVTTVVVGLVFIMKFLI